A single region of the Lotus japonicus ecotype B-129 chromosome 4, LjGifu_v1.2 genome encodes:
- the LOC130713537 gene encoding probable carboxylesterase 12, which translates to MIRYPSATVHHQLKYLHVPTNLHHSFINLIPHSFPLPPHKPHTTLPSLRLVKPLHCTPPSSTMDSSSTNTEEVAYDLSPIMKVYKNGRVERLAGVDFVPTGLDPKTNVESKDVVISEEDGISARIFIPKSTNPPPQKLPVLVYFHGGAFCIETPFSANYHNYVTSVASLANVIGVSVHYRRAPEHPVPIAHEDSWRALKWVASHVGGNGPDPWLNEHGDFGKMFFAGDSAGANIAHYLGVRVGSEGLGFDGVRIEGLVYVHPYFWGGERIGKEGDRPEYVQKVHDLWRFSYPTTSGSDDPLLNPAKDPNLGKLACGRVLVCVAGNDLLRDRGWYYKELLEKSGWSGEVEVLEAKDEEHVFHMFKPTCENAMVLLNQVVSFIKQE; encoded by the coding sequence ATGATAAGATATCCAAGCGCCACTGTCCACCACCAACTGAAATATCTCCATGTCCCAACAAATTTACATCACTCATTCATCAATCTCATACCCCATTCCTTTCCACTACCACCACACAAGCCTCACACCACCCTTCCTTCTCTGAGACTGGTGAAGCCTCTCCACTGCACACCACCATCATCCACCATGGATTCCAGCTCCACCAACACTGAAGAAGTAGCCTACGACCTCTCCCCCATCATGAAAGTTTACAAAAACGGCCGTGTAGAGAGGCTAGCCGGTGTAGATTTTGTTCCCACAGGCCTTGACCCCAAAACCAACGTTGAATCCAAAGACGTTGTTATCTCCGAAGAAGATGGCATATCAGCGAGGATTTTCATTCCGAAATCGACTAACCCTCCGCCGCAGAAGCTTCCTGTTCTTGTTTACTTTCACGGCGGCGCGTTCTGCATAGAAACGCCGTTTTCTGCGAACTACCACAACTACGTTACCTCTGTTGCCTCGCTTGCGAACGTGATTGGTGTGTCTGTTCACTACCGGAGGGCGCCGGAGCACCCTGTTCCGATAGCGCATGAAGATTCATGGCGGGCACTGAAATGGGTCGCTTCCCATGTCGGTGGAAACGGCCCTGATCCGTGGCTGAACGAGCACGGCGATTTTGGGAAAATGTTCTTCGCCGGAGACAGCGCCGGTGCCAACATAGCACACTATTTGGGTGTTCGGGTCGGGTCGGAAGGTTTGGGTTTTGATGGTGTGAGGATTGAAGGGTTAGTGTACGTGCATCCATATTTCTGGGGTGGTGAACGAATTGGGAAGGAGGGAGATAGGCCTGAGTATGTGCAGAAGGTGCATGATTTGTGGCGGTTTTCGTACCCGACCACGAGTGGATCCGATGACCCGCTTTTAAACCCGGCTAAGGATCCGAATCTTGGGAAGCTAGCTTGTGGGAGAGTGCTTGTTTGTGTGGCTGGGAATGATTTGTTGAGGGATAGGGGTTGGTACTACAAAGAGTTGCTTGAGAAGAGTGGGTGGAGTGGAGAAGTGGAGGTGTTGGAAGCAAAGGATGAGGAGCATGTGTTTCATATGTTCAAACCAACATGTGAGAATGCTATGGTTTTGCTCAACCAAGTTGTCTCATTCATCAAGCAGGAATGA